A genome region from Solirubrobacter pauli includes the following:
- the rsmD gene encoding 16S rRNA (guanine(966)-N(2))-methyltransferase RsmD: MRVITGTARGTKLRPPSSDGTRPISDRGKEALFSILGQRIPASRFLDLFAGTGGVGIEALSRGALSATFVENGDVALRDLRWNLERTRLDDAAVVLGQDVFHYLKRPPADPFDVIFVAPPQWKELWEPTVQLIDAAPAWLAEDGVVVVQTDPKEIHDLELEHLERRDVRRYGGVAFAFYTSS; this comes from the coding sequence ATGCGCGTGATCACCGGAACTGCTCGAGGCACGAAGCTGCGCCCGCCGTCGTCGGACGGCACGCGGCCGATCAGCGACCGTGGCAAGGAGGCGCTGTTCAGCATCCTCGGCCAGCGGATCCCGGCGAGCCGCTTCCTCGACCTGTTCGCCGGCACGGGCGGCGTCGGGATCGAGGCGCTCAGCCGCGGTGCCCTGAGCGCGACCTTCGTGGAGAACGGCGACGTCGCGCTGCGCGACCTGCGCTGGAACCTCGAGCGCACCCGCCTGGACGACGCCGCGGTCGTCCTCGGCCAGGACGTCTTCCACTACCTCAAGCGACCGCCCGCCGACCCGTTCGACGTGATCTTCGTCGCGCCGCCGCAGTGGAAGGAGCTGTGGGAGCCGACGGTGCAGCTGATCGACGCCGCTCCGGCTTGGCTGGCCGAGGACGGGGTCGTGGTGGTGCAGACCGACCCGAAGGAGATCCACGACCTCGAGCTCGAGCACCTGGAGCGGCGGGACGTGCGCCGCTACGGCGGGGTCGCCTTCGCCTTCTACACCTCTAGTTGA
- a CDS encoding GNAT family N-acetyltransferase: MISNVRASLPAGPLRTERLTLRSATAADAEATWAFRSLESVNRWLSGTPADLDGHRARFSEPARLSSTVIVMLGHGEDAPIIGDCMLRREDGWAQLEVADRARAVQAELGWLLDPAHTGRGYATEAVRELIRHCFEDLGVRRVTATCFLDNDESWHLMERVGMRRESHARQDALHRSGHWLDTVGYALLAAEWRPQGVAGTTKQARPATPADASFLPRATGT; this comes from the coding sequence ATGATCAGCAATGTGCGGGCGTCGCTACCGGCCGGTCCACTACGCACCGAGCGGCTCACCCTCCGCTCGGCCACCGCCGCGGATGCCGAAGCGACCTGGGCGTTCCGCAGCCTGGAGTCCGTGAACCGCTGGCTCAGCGGCACCCCGGCCGACCTGGATGGCCACAGGGCGCGGTTCTCGGAGCCCGCACGGCTCTCGTCGACCGTCATCGTCATGCTCGGCCACGGCGAGGACGCGCCCATCATCGGCGACTGCATGCTGCGCCGCGAGGACGGCTGGGCGCAGCTCGAGGTCGCGGACCGGGCCCGAGCGGTGCAAGCCGAGCTGGGCTGGCTCCTCGACCCCGCGCATACCGGCCGCGGCTACGCCACCGAAGCGGTCCGCGAGCTGATCCGTCACTGCTTCGAAGACCTCGGCGTGCGCCGCGTCACCGCGACGTGCTTCCTCGACAACGACGAGTCCTGGCACCTGATGGAGCGCGTCGGCATGCGCCGAGAGTCACACGCACGCCAGGACGCGCTGCACCGCTCCGGGCACTGGCTCGACACCGTCGGCTACGCGCTTCTCGCTGCCGAGTGGCGTCCCCAAGGTGTGGCTGGCACCACCAAGCAGGCACGACCAGCCACACCCGCAGACGCCAGCTTCCTCCCCAGAGCGACGGGGACGTGA
- a CDS encoding excalibur calcium-binding domain-containing protein: protein MFTVRRLLSVMIVGACAAVMAAVPAPAADRDCPDFRNRAAAQTYFDAAGGSRLNNVDGLDRDRDGLACEDLPCPCAAPGQNGGSLAPGGIFTFRVDDPLDSTHSQRRSDIRSVIGVYDSDLGTLNLEVTLWQPWQPGDRVVMRLGSCQRGPAASGITVELFPQSGPPFTSDPAHAAFARAQLVPDVFSQNGLSTMYSIDQASPERQNVTVHVDALWHRWLGCLDLTGEAVEPTVGMQNTPAPEVDAVAMSTLVLAALDDRPQPAPPAPTATPVPSASVAPQATPTPTPIPREPSRLRITSAQLSRSSRTVAVSGTAASAVTGTVRVQVTIRRPRGSVTRSATAVVRRGTFKTRMRLSRSVARAATRVQVTAKIAGTARFEAAMARRQAAIRR from the coding sequence GTGTTCACCGTCAGACGGTTGCTGAGCGTGATGATCGTCGGTGCCTGCGCTGCCGTGATGGCTGCGGTTCCCGCGCCGGCGGCTGATCGGGACTGCCCGGATTTCCGGAATCGCGCGGCCGCGCAGACCTACTTCGATGCCGCCGGCGGTTCGCGGCTCAACAACGTCGACGGGCTCGATCGCGACCGCGATGGGTTGGCGTGCGAGGACCTGCCGTGCCCGTGCGCCGCACCGGGCCAGAACGGCGGATCCCTGGCTCCAGGTGGAATCTTCACCTTCAGAGTCGACGACCCGCTCGACTCCACGCACAGCCAACGGCGAAGCGACATCCGCAGCGTCATCGGTGTCTATGACTCCGACCTGGGCACACTCAACCTCGAGGTCACGCTCTGGCAGCCTTGGCAGCCCGGAGACCGTGTGGTCATGCGGTTGGGGTCTTGTCAACGCGGCCCCGCGGCGAGCGGCATCACGGTCGAGCTGTTTCCGCAGAGTGGGCCGCCGTTCACGAGCGATCCAGCCCACGCCGCGTTCGCGCGAGCGCAGCTGGTGCCTGACGTGTTCTCGCAGAACGGGTTGAGCACGATGTACTCGATCGATCAGGCCTCCCCTGAGCGCCAGAACGTCACCGTCCATGTCGACGCGCTCTGGCACCGATGGCTCGGGTGCCTGGATCTGACCGGCGAAGCGGTCGAGCCGACAGTGGGAATGCAGAACACACCCGCGCCCGAGGTCGACGCGGTCGCCATGAGCACGCTCGTGCTCGCGGCTTTGGACGACCGACCTCAACCGGCGCCGCCCGCGCCCACCGCGACACCGGTCCCGAGCGCAAGCGTGGCACCACAGGCGACACCCACGCCGACTCCGATCCCTCGGGAGCCTTCGCGGCTTCGCATCACCAGCGCTCAACTCTCCCGGTCGTCACGCACGGTGGCCGTGTCCGGCACCGCCGCCTCAGCCGTGACCGGAACGGTGCGTGTCCAAGTGACGATCCGCCGGCCGCGCGGCAGCGTGACGCGTTCAGCGACGGCCGTCGTGCGGCGCGGAACCTTCAAGACGCGGATGCGTCTTTCCCGCTCCGTCGCTCGGGCGGCCACCCGCGTGCAGGTCACTGCCAAGATCGCAGGAACCGCGCGATTCGAGGCGGCGATGGCCCGTCGTCAAGCAGCCATTCGTCGGTAG
- a CDS encoding MbnP family copper-binding protein, whose protein sequence is MKHLGRSSALALGIALVAAAPAAAKDQKVDIRFTAVAGDQPVACGTPIEGLGTTAQPAQLQDLRFFVSEVKLITRAGKAVPVKLGANSTYRVTRGGIGVTLIDLENGTGSCAVDGTPGMNAVVRGTAPAGRYVGARWTVGVPFALNHTDAPATPAPLNSAAMAWSWQGGRKFTKIELTDPGGAAGTWKAKTFFVHLGSAGCTGNPATGQTVSCTAPNRPAIRLKKFNPAKQQVAVDVKAMVAGSDVTVNGGNAPGCMSAPTDPECAGVFAAFGLKGTQTVFKAIGR, encoded by the coding sequence TTGAAGCATCTCGGACGGTCGAGCGCGCTCGCGCTCGGCATCGCCCTCGTCGCTGCGGCGCCCGCCGCCGCCAAGGACCAGAAGGTCGACATCCGCTTCACCGCGGTGGCGGGTGACCAGCCCGTGGCGTGTGGTACGCCGATCGAAGGGCTCGGCACCACCGCCCAACCGGCGCAGCTGCAGGACCTGCGCTTCTTCGTCTCCGAGGTCAAGCTGATCACGCGCGCCGGCAAGGCCGTGCCGGTGAAGCTGGGCGCCAACTCGACCTACCGCGTGACCCGTGGCGGGATCGGCGTGACGCTCATCGACCTCGAGAACGGCACCGGCAGCTGCGCGGTCGACGGCACGCCCGGCATGAACGCGGTGGTCCGCGGCACGGCACCCGCGGGCCGGTACGTGGGCGCGCGCTGGACGGTCGGCGTGCCGTTCGCGCTCAACCACACGGACGCCCCGGCGACGCCCGCGCCGCTCAACAGCGCCGCGATGGCGTGGTCCTGGCAGGGCGGGCGCAAGTTCACCAAGATCGAGCTCACCGACCCGGGCGGAGCGGCCGGCACGTGGAAGGCGAAGACGTTCTTCGTCCACCTCGGCAGCGCCGGTTGCACCGGTAACCCGGCGACCGGCCAGACCGTCAGCTGCACCGCCCCCAACCGTCCCGCGATCCGCCTGAAGAAGTTCAACCCGGCCAAGCAGCAGGTGGCGGTCGACGTGAAGGCGATGGTCGCCGGCAGCGACGTCACCGTCAACGGTGGCAACGCTCCGGGTTGCATGTCGGCGCCGACCGACCCGGAGTGCGCCGGCGTCTTCGCCGCCTTCGGCCTCAAGGGCACGCAGACCGTCTTCAAGGCGATCGGCCGATGA
- a CDS encoding methanobactin export MATE transporter MbnM encodes MSSARRRLLVLATIVLAAVVVQTMASASAPREYKWELPQGFPRPNVPKGNPMSDAKVAVGRRLFYDVRLSGNGTQSCGSCHRQELAFTDGKAQAVGSTGQVHPRGAQSLINVVYNSTLTWANPALVSLERQMEVPLFSADPVEMGVTDANRDEVLRRITKDRWYKARFAKAFPGSKRPISWTTIIRSIAAFQRSLVSADSRYDRYLQGKVKLTPAEQRGMELFMGERAECHHCHGSFIFNDQVTYKGSPKERPLFHNTGLYNLGGTGAFPEPNRGVFELSSDPKDMGAFKAPSLRNVAVTAPYMHDGSVPTLEAAVEHYAGGGRVIADGPNAGDGRANPYKDPLISQIELGPGDKADLVAFLKALTDRKVLTDKRFSDPFATRGTGGR; translated from the coding sequence ATGAGCTCCGCGCGGCGCCGGCTGCTGGTGCTGGCGACCATCGTCCTGGCGGCGGTGGTCGTGCAGACGATGGCGTCCGCGTCGGCGCCGCGCGAGTACAAGTGGGAGCTGCCGCAGGGCTTCCCGAGGCCGAACGTGCCCAAGGGCAACCCGATGAGCGACGCGAAGGTCGCGGTCGGCCGGCGGCTCTTCTACGACGTGCGCCTGTCGGGCAACGGCACGCAGTCGTGCGGCAGCTGCCACCGGCAGGAGCTGGCGTTCACGGACGGCAAGGCGCAGGCCGTCGGCTCCACCGGCCAGGTGCACCCGCGCGGCGCGCAGTCGCTGATCAACGTCGTCTACAACTCGACGCTCACGTGGGCCAACCCGGCGCTCGTCTCGCTCGAGCGGCAGATGGAGGTGCCGCTGTTCAGCGCCGACCCGGTCGAGATGGGCGTCACCGACGCCAACCGCGACGAGGTGCTGCGCCGGATCACCAAGGACCGCTGGTACAAGGCCCGGTTCGCGAAGGCGTTCCCGGGGTCCAAGCGGCCGATCTCGTGGACGACGATCATCCGCTCGATCGCCGCCTTCCAGCGCAGCCTCGTGTCCGCCGACTCGCGCTACGACCGCTACCTGCAGGGCAAGGTCAAGCTCACCCCGGCCGAGCAGCGCGGCATGGAGCTGTTCATGGGCGAGCGCGCCGAGTGCCACCACTGCCACGGCTCGTTCATCTTCAACGACCAGGTCACCTACAAGGGGTCACCGAAGGAGAGGCCGCTGTTCCACAACACCGGCCTCTACAACCTCGGCGGCACCGGCGCGTTCCCCGAGCCCAACCGCGGCGTCTTCGAGCTCAGCTCGGACCCGAAGGACATGGGCGCGTTCAAGGCGCCGTCGCTGCGCAACGTCGCCGTGACCGCGCCCTACATGCACGACGGGTCCGTGCCGACGCTCGAGGCCGCCGTCGAGCACTACGCCGGCGGCGGGCGCGTGATCGCCGACGGCCCGAACGCCGGCGACGGGCGCGCGAACCCCTACAAGGACCCGCTCATCTCGCAGATCGAGCTCGGCCCGGGCGACAAGGCCGATCTCGTCGCGTTCCTCAAAGCGCTGACGGACAGGAAGGTCCTGACCGACAAGCGCTTCTCGGACCCGTTCGCTACGCGCGGGACCGGCGGGCGCTGA
- a CDS encoding DUF7668 domain-containing protein — protein MGDHLIVMHSAVRAVPGYDRHETPSMLLDGASVATETEHGRVVTAQLTRRHETLEDAIDAGFFALGAAGITKGIRRQARAACEDYFYNRLRLTPDYVLPRLESLPPALEPLPEGMQKVLEDLVEYVVDGDYEELRELSGELLEEDDLRRRLEEDVPEALVLPPREIYRVEAITKSEDAEAPGWAFFLELWTDDGPARLHVEGEIEEANGRYEARLLDILP, from the coding sequence GTGGGAGATCACTTGATCGTCATGCACAGCGCGGTCCGGGCCGTTCCCGGCTACGACCGCCACGAGACGCCCTCGATGCTCCTGGACGGAGCCTCGGTGGCGACGGAGACCGAGCACGGGCGCGTGGTCACGGCGCAGCTGACACGCCGCCACGAGACGCTCGAGGACGCGATCGACGCGGGCTTCTTCGCGCTCGGCGCGGCCGGGATCACCAAGGGCATCCGCCGCCAGGCGCGCGCCGCGTGCGAGGACTACTTCTACAACCGGCTGAGGCTGACGCCGGACTACGTGCTGCCGAGGTTGGAGTCGCTTCCGCCCGCGCTCGAGCCGCTGCCGGAGGGCATGCAGAAGGTGCTCGAGGACCTGGTCGAGTACGTCGTCGACGGCGACTACGAGGAGCTGCGCGAGCTGTCCGGCGAGCTGCTCGAGGAGGACGACCTGCGCCGGCGGCTGGAGGAGGACGTCCCGGAGGCGCTGGTCCTTCCGCCGCGCGAGATCTACCGCGTCGAGGCGATCACGAAGTCCGAGGACGCCGAGGCTCCGGGCTGGGCGTTCTTCCTCGAGCTGTGGACGGACGACGGGCCGGCGCGGCTGCACGTCGAGGGTGAGATCGAGGAGGCCAACGGGCGCTACGAAGCCCGCCTCCTCGACATCCTGCCGTAG
- a CDS encoding glutathione S-transferase family protein — translation MTIVITAWDRSPDGGMGLARDTRVRWALEEVGRPYEVRLVSLQSKQQPEHLRLHPFGLIPTYEEGELALFESGAIVLYIAEHHAGLFSDDAHARARAISWMFAAVNTVEPPILELVTAKFSEGDKPWAAERLPLVKDRIRDRMIQLSARLGDADWLDDVFSAGDLMMVSVLLRLRPSGLLDEFPTLAAYVARGEARPAYKRAFAAQLAINQRP, via the coding sequence ATGACGATCGTCATCACTGCGTGGGACCGGTCGCCCGACGGCGGCATGGGCCTGGCGCGCGACACCCGCGTTCGGTGGGCGCTTGAGGAGGTGGGCCGGCCCTACGAGGTTCGCTTGGTCTCCCTGCAATCCAAGCAGCAGCCCGAGCACCTGCGCCTTCATCCGTTCGGCCTGATCCCGACCTACGAGGAAGGCGAGCTTGCCCTGTTCGAGTCAGGGGCGATCGTCTTGTACATCGCCGAGCACCATGCCGGCCTGTTCTCAGACGATGCCCACGCGCGGGCGCGGGCCATCAGCTGGATGTTCGCCGCGGTCAACACCGTGGAGCCGCCGATCCTCGAACTCGTGACCGCCAAGTTCTCGGAGGGCGACAAGCCCTGGGCCGCGGAGCGCCTGCCGTTGGTCAAGGACCGTATTCGCGATCGAATGATCCAGCTCTCTGCCCGTTTGGGCGATGCCGACTGGCTCGATGACGTCTTTAGCGCCGGCGACCTGATGATGGTGTCGGTGCTGCTCCGGCTAAGACCTTCAGGCCTGCTCGACGAGTTCCCGACGCTGGCCGCCTACGTCGCCCGCGGCGAAGCGCGGCCCGCATACAAGCGAGCGTTCGCCGCCCAGCTGGCGATCAATCAGCGTCCGTAG
- a CDS encoding peptidoglycan-binding domain-containing protein: MGAGAVAALRAVAVPGSVPGGAPALHARVAQERLAAHGYLPAEAVTGRYDRRTLDAIARFQAAFLLPVDGQLDARTADALLSDVS, encoded by the coding sequence GTGGGCGCGGGTGCCGTCGCCGCGCTCCGCGCCGTCGCCGTGCCCGGCTCCGTCCCCGGCGGTGCGCCCGCCCTGCACGCTCGCGTCGCCCAGGAGCGCCTCGCCGCCCACGGCTACCTGCCCGCCGAGGCGGTCACCGGTCGCTACGACCGCCGCACGCTCGACGCCATCGCTCGCTTCCAGGCCGCCTTCCTGCTCCCGGTCGACGGCCAGCTCGACGCCCGCACGGCGGACGCGCTGCTCAGCGACGTGAGCTGA
- a CDS encoding DUF916 domain-containing protein, which translates to MTLRPISPFVGVLLLTLGLVGLFARPAAAADWTVAPAETSFGSGRQDFRYTLNPGGSQVDAVAVFNNGTAPLALTLRASDGITLSRTTVTVAAGDTADVPFTLALPRDAHPGDRLGGIVATGGGSEATVPVRLRVGGPLTPSLAVEDVQVDYSGGDAVVAYVVRNTGNAVLSAQPTVSVSGPFGRWATRSGRLPDTPALLPGRTWKGTARVPGVTPAGRLSAIVELLPLVTDAAGSVAPLPPVKRTGHAIAMPWLLVLAVLVVLAGAVVLVRRRSRAAVGRSHRPATRTIKLR; encoded by the coding sequence ATGACGTTGCGCCCGATCAGCCCCTTCGTCGGTGTTCTGCTGCTCACGTTGGGGCTGGTCGGGCTCTTCGCCCGTCCGGCCGCGGCAGCGGACTGGACGGTCGCCCCGGCCGAGACGAGCTTCGGCTCCGGCCGGCAGGACTTCCGCTACACGCTCAACCCCGGCGGGTCCCAGGTCGACGCCGTCGCGGTGTTCAACAACGGCACGGCGCCGTTGGCGCTCACCCTCCGCGCGAGCGACGGCATCACGCTGTCCCGCACGACCGTGACCGTCGCGGCCGGCGACACCGCCGACGTGCCGTTCACGCTGGCGCTGCCCCGGGACGCCCACCCCGGCGACCGCCTGGGCGGCATCGTCGCCACCGGCGGCGGGAGCGAAGCCACCGTGCCGGTGCGGCTGCGCGTCGGCGGGCCGCTGACGCCGAGCCTGGCCGTCGAGGACGTCCAGGTGGACTACTCCGGCGGCGACGCCGTCGTGGCCTACGTCGTCCGCAACACCGGCAACGCCGTCCTGTCCGCGCAGCCGACCGTCTCGGTCTCCGGACCGTTCGGCCGCTGGGCGACGCGCTCCGGGCGGCTGCCCGACACGCCCGCGCTCCTACCGGGCCGGACCTGGAAGGGCACGGCGCGCGTGCCGGGCGTCACGCCCGCGGGCCGGCTGTCGGCGATCGTGGAGCTGCTCCCGCTCGTGACCGACGCGGCCGGCTCGGTCGCACCGCTTCCGCCGGTCAAGCGCACCGGCCACGCGATCGCCATGCCGTGGCTGCTGGTCCTCGCCGTGCTCGTCGTGCTCGCCGGCGCGGTGGTGCTGGTGCGGCGCCGGTCGCGAGCCGCCGTCGGCCGCAGCCATCGTCCTGCGACGCGGACGATCAAGTTGCGTTGA
- a CDS encoding GGDEF domain-containing protein has protein sequence MSTRFKSDGARAENGRMIPAASRRELARRCAPFAAAAAIAFALVPIGTEVRWPEYTAAVALTALCVAAVYLLPWRRLWGTLSVVPVLGFLVAVALLRDAAGGAAAGISVLTLLPVVWCALYHRRSHLILVLGAVLVFFVVPPLLIGGAGYPLAGMRQGAVTAVVGTVLGLTIQRLVQRIRADAARSEEQRLELQRLARESDHLLAELDRVASTDMLTGLANRRAWTEWLADGVARDEPFAIAMLDLDHFKTYNDSHGHAGGDALLAEAAAVWTVALGDDGRVARVGGEEFAVLLGARDAEAVIERLREATPFHQTVSAGIAVWDGREPADATMRRADDALYTAKRGGRDRCVVAMSELTLN, from the coding sequence TTGAGCACCAGATTCAAGTCCGACGGCGCGCGTGCCGAGAACGGGCGCATGATCCCGGCCGCCTCCCGACGTGAGCTCGCGCGCCGCTGCGCGCCGTTCGCCGCGGCGGCCGCGATCGCCTTCGCGCTCGTCCCGATCGGGACCGAGGTGCGCTGGCCGGAGTACACCGCCGCGGTCGCGCTCACCGCCCTCTGCGTGGCGGCCGTGTACCTCCTCCCGTGGCGCCGGCTCTGGGGGACGTTGAGCGTCGTACCGGTGCTGGGCTTCCTCGTCGCGGTCGCGCTCTTGCGTGACGCGGCGGGCGGCGCCGCCGCCGGCATCAGCGTGCTGACGCTGCTGCCGGTCGTCTGGTGCGCGCTCTACCACCGGCGCTCGCACCTGATCCTCGTGCTGGGCGCGGTGCTCGTCTTCTTCGTCGTCCCGCCGCTGCTGATCGGCGGCGCCGGCTACCCGCTGGCGGGCATGCGCCAGGGCGCCGTGACCGCGGTCGTCGGCACGGTCCTGGGGCTCACGATCCAGCGGCTCGTGCAGCGCATCCGCGCCGACGCCGCGCGCAGCGAGGAGCAGCGCCTCGAGCTGCAGCGGCTCGCGCGCGAGAGCGACCACCTGCTCGCCGAGCTCGACCGGGTCGCGAGCACGGACATGCTCACCGGGCTCGCGAACCGCCGCGCCTGGACGGAGTGGCTCGCCGACGGCGTCGCGCGCGACGAGCCGTTCGCGATCGCGATGCTCGACCTGGACCACTTCAAGACCTACAACGACTCGCACGGCCACGCCGGTGGCGACGCGCTGCTCGCGGAGGCTGCCGCCGTGTGGACCGTCGCGCTCGGGGACGACGGCCGCGTCGCGCGCGTGGGCGGCGAGGAGTTCGCCGTGCTGCTCGGCGCCCGTGACGCCGAGGCCGTGATCGAGCGCCTGCGCGAGGCGACGCCGTTCCATCAGACCGTGTCCGCCGGCATCGCCGTCTGGGACGGCCGCGAACCGGCCGACGCGACGATGCGCCGCGCCGACGACGCGCTCTACACCGCCAAGCGCGGCGGACGCGACCGCTGCGTGGTCGCGATGTCAGAGCTCACCCTCAACTAG
- a CDS encoding phosphotransferase family protein produces MSGDVGDDIVVPAASGGTRLRWSALPSSLRTAVESASGSRVVAERSASGGFSPGLASRLTLASGRRIFVKAMGEACLPNGPQILRREACVLSALAGSAPVPRLEHMVESDDWVALVLEDVQGSSPRQPWDHAELGQVLSAMAALAATLTPAPIAAPAAAEHWQDEFTGWRQLAASDRAAVTELSPWAGDHVDELARWETSWTDAAHGQTLLHGDLRADNMLLTADGVVFVDWPWACVGAPWVDLVLMLPSVAMQGGGDPEAIVTSHPLTQTIEPDAITSVLAAVTGFFVFGSLQPPPPGIPLLRGFQRAQGLVALNWLRQRLGQADLARN; encoded by the coding sequence GTGTCAGGGGACGTCGGCGACGACATCGTTGTGCCGGCCGCATCGGGGGGAACCCGCTTGCGATGGAGCGCGCTTCCGAGTTCGCTGCGCACGGCGGTCGAATCGGCCTCGGGCTCACGCGTTGTCGCGGAGCGCAGTGCGTCAGGCGGCTTCTCCCCAGGGCTGGCGTCGCGGCTGACGCTGGCGAGCGGCAGGCGGATTTTCGTGAAGGCGATGGGCGAGGCATGTCTGCCAAACGGCCCGCAGATCCTGCGCCGCGAGGCGTGCGTGCTGTCGGCTCTGGCCGGCTCGGCGCCCGTGCCGCGGCTCGAGCACATGGTCGAGAGTGACGATTGGGTCGCGCTCGTGCTCGAAGACGTTCAGGGCAGCTCTCCGCGGCAGCCGTGGGACCATGCCGAGCTGGGACAAGTGCTGTCGGCGATGGCGGCGCTCGCCGCGACCTTGACGCCGGCACCCATCGCGGCACCCGCCGCTGCCGAGCATTGGCAGGACGAGTTCACCGGCTGGCGACAGCTCGCGGCCAGCGATCGAGCAGCGGTCACTGAGCTGAGTCCGTGGGCCGGCGACCACGTCGACGAGCTGGCCCGCTGGGAGACCTCATGGACCGATGCCGCGCACGGACAGACGCTTCTACATGGCGATCTACGTGCGGACAACATGCTGTTGACCGCTGACGGCGTCGTGTTCGTCGACTGGCCCTGGGCCTGCGTTGGCGCGCCGTGGGTCGACCTCGTCCTGATGCTGCCCAGCGTCGCGATGCAGGGCGGCGGTGACCCCGAGGCGATCGTCACGTCACATCCGCTGACGCAGACAATCGAACCGGACGCGATCACGTCGGTCCTCGCGGCCGTAACGGGATTCTTCGTCTTCGGCTCGCTGCAACCTCCGCCTCCCGGCATTCCGCTCCTGCGTGGGTTCCAGCGCGCGCAGGGACTTGTCGCGCTCAACTGGCTACGCCAGCGCCTCGGCCAAGCCGACCTGGCGAGAAACTGA
- a CDS encoding YcnI family protein: MRTSIALAAAAFTLAAPAVAQAHVTLQPSTAAAGGYTRLNVRVPNERDDASTQKVELQFPDGFASASFEPVPGWDVKVVKKQLETPIKTDDGEITEAVNTITWTADDEEDAIPPGAFRDFGLSVRIPGKAGDTLTFKALQTYTDGEVVRWIGAEDADKPAPTVAVTEAAGEHGAGADHATPTATPETTDAERTSATTGDDGGSSDTLAIIALIVGALGLVVGTLGLLSARRSRA, encoded by the coding sequence ATGCGCACAAGCATCGCCCTCGCCGCCGCGGCCTTCACGCTCGCCGCACCCGCCGTCGCCCAGGCCCACGTGACCCTGCAACCGAGCACGGCCGCCGCGGGCGGCTACACGCGCCTCAACGTGCGCGTGCCGAACGAGCGCGACGACGCCTCCACCCAGAAGGTCGAGCTGCAGTTCCCGGACGGGTTCGCGTCCGCCTCGTTCGAGCCGGTCCCCGGGTGGGACGTGAAGGTCGTCAAGAAGCAGCTGGAGACGCCGATCAAGACCGACGACGGTGAGATCACCGAGGCCGTGAACACGATCACGTGGACCGCGGACGACGAGGAAGACGCGATCCCGCCGGGCGCCTTCCGCGACTTCGGGCTGTCCGTGCGCATCCCCGGCAAGGCGGGTGACACGCTGACCTTCAAGGCGCTGCAGACCTACACGGACGGCGAGGTCGTGCGCTGGATCGGCGCCGAGGACGCCGACAAGCCGGCGCCCACCGTCGCTGTCACGGAAGCCGCGGGCGAGCACGGCGCCGGCGCCGACCACGCGACACCGACGGCCACGCCCGAGACCACCGACGCCGAGCGCACCTCGGCCACCACCGGCGATGACGGCGGCTCGAGCGACACGCTCGCGATCATCGCGTTGATCGTCGGCGCGCTCGGGCTCGTGGTCGGCACGCTCGGCCTGCTCAGCGCCCGCCGGTCCCGCGCGTAG